Proteins found in one Poecilia reticulata strain Guanapo linkage group LG15, Guppy_female_1.0+MT, whole genome shotgun sequence genomic segment:
- the rgra gene encoding retinal G protein coupled receptor a isoform X2, whose product MSNRSQDGHAVPFAGGFLRVRCVLAGILSAGGGYWPYGSDGCQTHGFQGFMTALASLHFIAAIAWDRYHQYCTRTKLQWSTAIFLAVFIWMFAAFWAAMPLIGWGEYDYEPLRTCCTLDYSKGDRNYVSYLIPMSIFNMGIQVFVVLSSYQSIAQRFKKTGNPRFNPNTPLKTLLFCWGPYGVLAFYAAVENATLVSPKLRMIAPILAKTSPTFNPLLYALGNENYRGGIWQLLTGEKIAVPQIDNKSK is encoded by the exons ATGTCAAATCGCAGCCAGGATGGTCACGCCGTACCCTTTGCCGGAGGGTTTCTCCGAGTTCGATGTGTTCTCGCTGGGATCTTGTCTGCTGGTGGAGG GTACTGGCCTTATGGCTCAGACGGCTGCCAGACTCATGGTTTTCAGGGCTTCATGACAGCTCTTGCCAGTCTTCACTTCATAGCAGCTATCGCTTGGGACAGATACCATCAGTACTGCACGA GGACGAAGCTGCAGTGGAGCACCGCCATCTTTCTGGCTGTATTTATCTGGATGTTTGCCGCGTTCTGGGCAGCCATGCCCCTCATCGGCTGGGGAGAGTATGACTACGAGCCTCTCAGGACTTGCTGCACACTGGATTACAGTAAAGGAGACAG GAACTATGTCTCATACTTGATCCCTATGAGCATTTTCAACATGGGCATTCAGGTGTTTGTTGTCCTTTCTTCCTACCAGTCCATCGCACAAAGATTCAAAAAGACTGGAAACCCCAGG TTTAACCCCAACACTCCTCTGAAGACTTTGCTATTCTGCTGGGGGCCCTACGGTGTTCTGGCTTTCTATGCTGCCGTGGAGAATGCAACCCTCGTCTCACCAAAGCTGAGGATG ATCGCTCCTATCCTGGCTAAGACCTCGCCCACCTTTAATCCTCTTCTGTACGCTCTGGGAAATGAGAACTACAGAGGAGGCATTTGGCAGCTTCTAACAGGGGAAAAGATTGCTGTGCCTCAAATTGATAATAAGTCCAAATAA
- the rgra gene encoding retinal G protein coupled receptor a isoform X1 encodes MVTPYPLPEGFSEFDVFSLGSCLLVEGLLGFLLNAVTIVAFLKVRELRTPSNFLVFSLAMADSGICMNATIAAFSSFLRYWPYGSDGCQTHGFQGFMTALASLHFIAAIAWDRYHQYCTRTKLQWSTAIFLAVFIWMFAAFWAAMPLIGWGEYDYEPLRTCCTLDYSKGDRNYVSYLIPMSIFNMGIQVFVVLSSYQSIAQRFKKTGNPRFNPNTPLKTLLFCWGPYGVLAFYAAVENATLVSPKLRMIAPILAKTSPTFNPLLYALGNENYRGGIWQLLTGEKIAVPQIDNKSK; translated from the exons ATGGTCACGCCGTACCCTTTGCCGGAGGGTTTCTCCGAGTTCGATGTGTTCTCGCTGGGATCTTGTCTGCTGGTGGAGG GTCTGCTGGGCTTCCTTCTAAACGCGGTGACAATCGTGGCTTTCCTCAAAGTGAGAGAGCTCAGGACCCCCAGCAATTTCCTGGTGTTCAGCTTAGCCATGGCTGACAGCGGCATCTGCATGAACGCCACCATCGCAGCTTTTTCCAGCTTTCTGAG GTACTGGCCTTATGGCTCAGACGGCTGCCAGACTCATGGTTTTCAGGGCTTCATGACAGCTCTTGCCAGTCTTCACTTCATAGCAGCTATCGCTTGGGACAGATACCATCAGTACTGCACGA GGACGAAGCTGCAGTGGAGCACCGCCATCTTTCTGGCTGTATTTATCTGGATGTTTGCCGCGTTCTGGGCAGCCATGCCCCTCATCGGCTGGGGAGAGTATGACTACGAGCCTCTCAGGACTTGCTGCACACTGGATTACAGTAAAGGAGACAG GAACTATGTCTCATACTTGATCCCTATGAGCATTTTCAACATGGGCATTCAGGTGTTTGTTGTCCTTTCTTCCTACCAGTCCATCGCACAAAGATTCAAAAAGACTGGAAACCCCAGG TTTAACCCCAACACTCCTCTGAAGACTTTGCTATTCTGCTGGGGGCCCTACGGTGTTCTGGCTTTCTATGCTGCCGTGGAGAATGCAACCCTCGTCTCACCAAAGCTGAGGATG ATCGCTCCTATCCTGGCTAAGACCTCGCCCACCTTTAATCCTCTTCTGTACGCTCTGGGAAATGAGAACTACAGAGGAGGCATTTGGCAGCTTCTAACAGGGGAAAAGATTGCTGTGCCTCAAATTGATAATAAGTCCAAATAA